From Cercospora beticola chromosome 6, complete sequence, a single genomic window includes:
- a CDS encoding uncharacterized protein (MEROPS:MER0033242), with product MILGQIAWVDCIAFLLFLAPQLLIQIGFFQTAICGIRALPFLLIRMPIQLVRERYFTPRKQRSPFVQRATLFQDLVIRCVRYAFSDIPAAIGKVFFSKWVALPFMRFRMLRHGILRKPIYWREVNRDGLKGIYAVMDASRKPDIMLYYCHGGGFSMGSSYFYLEFLLVWLTLLKEAGYQNPALFALEYTLVPEATYPTQVQEALAGYKYVLSTVDDPSQIVVSGDSAGATLVLSLMLCVSGYSSLKNKMPGLAVIISPWATIISPKNQNTPSDYLNADSLHLYGTQYIGKNGSQDNALVSPGRCDDLSWWRRASPSKGWYFIYASEEVFAPEAKDLIAKLNKAEVRVDEYEEYGWIHAWPVVKLFLCNKQEERQHGLRKIVDVIASRIEPRKAS from the exons ATGATTCTAGGCCAAATAGCATGGGTCGATTGCatcgccttcctcctcttcctggccCCGCAACTTCTCATTCAGATTGGCTTCTTTCAGACAGCAATATGTGGGATCAGGGCCTTGCCGTTTCTGT TGATCAGAATGCCCATACAGCTCGTCCGTGAGCGTTACTTCACTCCCAGAAAGCAGCGATCTCCGTTCGTCCAGCGGGCCACTTTATTCCAGGACCTCGTCATCAGATGCGTGAGATACGCATTCTCGGACATCCCAGCAGCTATTGGCAaagtcttcttctcgaaatgGGTGGCTTTGCCGTTTATGCGGTTTCGTATGCTGCGACATGGCATATTGAGAAAGCCCATCTACTGGCGTGAAGTCAATCGAGATGGCCTGAAAGGGATCTATGCTGTTATGGATGCATCGCGCAAGCCAGACATAATGCTATACTACTGTCATG GTGGCGGCTTCTCAATGGGCTCTTCATACTTCTATCTCGAGTTCTTGCTTGTCTGGTTAACCCTTCTCAAGGAAGCCGGTTATCAAAACCCAGCGCTTTTCGCCCTAGAGTACACTTTGGTACCTGAAGCCACTTATCCAACGCAAGTCCAGGAAGCTCTAGCTGGCTACAAGTACGTGCTTTCGACAGTCGACGATCCTTCGCAGATCGTGGTCAGCGGCGACTCCGCAGGAGCAACACTGGTATTGAGCCTGATGCTATGCGTTTCTGGCTATTCATCTCTTAAAAACAAAATGCCTGGACTGGCCGTCATCATCTCTCCTTGGGCGACGATCATCTCGCCGAAGAATCAGAACACGCCCTCAGACTACCTCAACGCCGACAGCCTTCATCTCTATGGAACACAATACATCGGCAAGAACGGGTCTCAAGACAATGCCTTGGTCTCACCAGGACGTTGCGATGATCTCAGCTGGTGGCGACGCGCATCTCCGAGTAAAGGCTGGTATTTCATCTACGCTTCTGAGGAGGTCTTCGCGCCAGAAGCGAAAGACCTTATCGCAAAATTGAACAAAGCCGAGGTGCGAGTGGACGAGTACGAAGAGTATGGCTGGATCCATGCCTGGCCTGTGGTGAAGCTGTTCCTGTGCAacaagcaagaagaacgccAACATGGGTTGAGGAAAATTGTGGACGTTATCGCATCTCGCATAGAGCCAAGGAAAGCGTCATGA
- a CDS encoding uncharacterized protein (BUSCO:EOG09262BCZ), which produces MAAPNGHADQLLKRPLYVFDLPDEILYTLQLKSQPTAGADPDLTTPPPPTPASPSLTATENQEGAPSKATSCALCGLSFASLLEQRSHIRSDLHGYNIKQKQRNKKPVSEAEFEQLVGQLDESISGSDTSDTEDDEDDKHESTLSALLKRQAKITDGDADDAPTLKRKRGSGKPPMIWFSSSKLPLNTSLGVYRSIFTSKEQDQEDKLLDVIKQKQLAPKPQPSHQKKQQSKDEEEDGGVALPASMIQRGTSADGPHYFLCMIGGGHFAAMVVSLTPKLTKKAGIEDRSATVIAHKTFHRYTTRRKQGGSQSANDNAKGNAHSAGSSIRRYNESALIQEVRDLLAEWKPLIDTSELLFIRASGTTNRRTLFGPYEEQVLNSRDDRIRGFPFNTRRATQSELMRAFVELTRVKVSEVDEAALARQAEEDQAKATAKAEALANSKNNAPKAAKISKEDEEAALHTQQLQALIRRSKAPGLLSYIQSNKLSPDLRFVPAEHNHHAPTPLHLAAASNSPACVSTLLIKLGADPTTRNEDGKSAFDIAGDRATRDAFRLARAQLGEDKWSWEDAGVAAALSQADAQARAAREKEEKAAEDAAEKQRRQAEIERLRKEDTQKRNDQQEKKFGKGHMLAKPQLTAEERRAEEARGMTDEMRMRLEREKRARAAEERMKRLAGK; this is translated from the exons ATGGCTGCTCCCAACGGCCACGCAGACCAACTGCTGAAGCGTCCGCTGTACG TCTTCGACTTGCCGGATGAGATCCTGTATACGCTGCAGCTCAAGTCCCAGCCCACCGCCGGTGCTGACCCAGACTTGACAACACCACCGCCTCCGACACCTGCCTCGCCCTCCCTCACCGCCACCGAAAACCAGGAAGGTGCCCCGTCGAAAGCCACATCATGCGCTCTCTGTGGCCTGAGCTTCGCCAGCCTGCTGGAACAGCGCAGCCACATCCGTTCAGACTTGCATGGGTACAATATCAAGCAGAAACAGCGGAATAAGAAGCCAGTGAGCGAGGCCGAATTTGAGCAGCTGGTGGGGCAACTCGATGAGAGCATATCAGGCTCCGATACATCAGATAccgaagatgacgaagacgataaGCACGAGTCAACCCTCAGCGCACTGCTGAAGAGACAGGCGAAGATCACAGATGGCGACGCTGATGATGCCCCAACACTGAAACGTAAGCGGGGCTCAGGGAAGCCGCCGATGATATGGTTCTCGTCGTCGAAGCTGCCTTTGAACACCTCGCTCGGAGTATACAGATCGATATTCACATCGAAGGAACAGGATCAGGAGGACAAACTCCTGGATGTTATCAAGCAAAAGCAACTTGCTCCAAAGCCTCAACCCTCACACcaaaagaagcagcagagcaaagatgaggaggaggatggaggcGTCGCTTTGCCAGCTTCGATGATTCAGAGAGGAACGAGCGCCGATGGACCTCATTATTTTCTTTGCATGATCGGGGGTGGACATTTCGCTGCCATGGTCGTCTCGCTCACGCCCAAGCTTACCAAGAAAGCCGGGATTGAAGATCGATCAGCAACAGTCATTGCACACAAGACCTTCCACCGCTACACGACGAGACGGAAACAAGGTGGCTCACAATCTGCGAACGACAACGCGAAAGGGAACGCCCATTCTGCAGGCTCTAGCATCCGGCGATATAATGAATCTGCACTAATTCAGGAGGTTCGAGATCTGTTGGCCGAGTGGAAGCCGCTCATCGATACCTCAGAACTCTTATTCATCAGAGCTTCAGGGACCACGAATCGGCGGACTTTGTTTGGTCCGTATGAGGAACAAGTGCTGAATTCCCGCGACGATCGCATTAGAGGCTTCCCGTTCAACACGCGACGCGCGACGCAATCTGAACTCATGCGAGCTTTCGTCGAATTAACAAGAGTCAAAGTCAGTGAAGTCGACGAGGCTGCTCTTGCGAGGCAGGCTGAGGAAGATCAAGCCAAAGCTACTGCGAAAGCTGAAGCTTTGGCTAACAGCAAAAATAATGCACCGAAAGCCGCCAAGATCTcgaaggaagatgaagaggcaGCGCTGCACACGCAACAACTCCAAGCACTAATACGCCGGTCGAAAGCACCCGGACTGCTCTCATATATCCAGTCCAACAAACTCAGTCCAGATCTTCGATTTGTTCCCGCTGAACACAACCACCACGCGCCTACGCCGCTTCATCTAGCCGCTGCCTCCAACAGCCCAGCCTGTGTATCCACTCTATTGATCAAGCTAGGCGCAGATCCGACGACACGAAATGAGGATGGCAAATCAGCATTCGATATTGCAGGCGATCGTGCAACCCGTGATGCCTTCCGGCTCGCTCGCGCTCAGCTGGGCGAGGATAAATGGTCTTGGGAAGACGCAGGCGTAGCAGCGGCTCTATCGCAAGCGGATGCTCAAGCTCGTGCAGCTCgtgagaaggaagagaaggccgcagaagatgctgcagagaagcagagaaggcagGCTGAGATCGAGCGTCTACGCAAGGAGGACACGCAGAAACGCAACGATCAACAAGAGAAGAAATTCGGGAAAGGCCACATGCTAGCCAAACCGCAATTGACTGCAGAAGAACGACGAGCGGAGGAAGCAAGAGGAATGACCGACGAGATGCGGATGAGACTCGAGCGTGAGAAGAGAGCCAGAGCCGCTGAAGAGCGGATGAAGCGCTTGGCTGGAAAGTAA
- a CDS encoding uncharacterized protein (BUSCO:EOG09262WHU): protein MSPDRLNMTTFVPRTVFPTLESLPRSYYLGHHAAGLAKMKTMLSQIDHIIECRDYRIPLTSRNPMFEDSLAGRERMIVYTKKDLGSTGTPEDKKRHDLIREWHRPSKIIFSNHKDRKDVRVILDAIKDANRNRGSLTGSYLMVVGMPNVGKSSLLNALRREGVNKGKVAHTGAQPGVTRKIGTGVKIVEADETGVGGVYMLDTPGVFMPYVPDSDAMLKLALCGSVKDTVVPPFNLADYLLYHVNLHDPTVYKEYSEPTNDAMQLLDAMARKTGRLMKGGEPDLESTALWMIQRWRNGHLGTFTLDEVSESALEQYKMKMPSSSLSQARKAGKRAASERAKARRAGNAD, encoded by the exons ATGTCTCCAGACAGGCTAAATATGACAACCTTCGTTCCGCGCACCGTCTTCCCGACGCTCGAGTCGCTCCCACGCTCGTACTACCTCGGACATCATGCCGCCGGACtcgcgaagatgaagacaatGCTCTCACAGATCGACCACATCATCGAGTGCCGCGACTATCGCATCCCCCTCACGTCGCGCAATCCGATGTTCGAGGACAGTTTGGCGGGGCGGGAGCGCATGATCGTGTACACGAAGAAAGATCTAGGGAGTACAGGCACACCCGAAGACAAGAAA AGACATGATTTGATTCGTGAATGGCATCGTCCTTCGAAAATCATCTTCTCCAATCACAAAGATCGTAAAGATGTGCGTGTTATTCTGGATGCGATCAAAGATGCGAATCGCAATCGCGGGAGCTTGACGGGCTCGTACTTGATGGTCGTGGGTATGCCGAATGTGGGAAAGTCCTCGCTACTCAATGCACTGCGCCGAGAGGGCGTGAACAAGGGCAAAGTTGCGCATACTGGCGCCCAGCCTGGAGTCACGAGAAAGATAGGGACAGGCGTCAAGATCGTGGAGGCGGACGAAACAGGTGTAGGCGGCGTGTACATGCTCGATACACCTGGTGTTTTCATGCCATACGTGCCCGACTCCGATGCTATGCTGAAGTTGGCGCTTTGTGGAAGCGTGAAAGATACAGTAGTCCCTCCGTTCAACCTGGCCGACTATCTTCTTTATCACGTTAATCTGCATGACCCAACAGTGTACAAAGAGTACTCAGAGCCTACCAACGATGCCATGCAGCTGCTCGATGCAATGGCAAGGAAGACTGGCAGGTTGATGAAGGGAGGAGAGCCGGATCTGGAGAGCACGGCCCTCTGGATGATTCAGCGATGGAGGAATGGTCACCTGGGAACGTTCACGCTCGATGAAGTTTCCGAAAGTGCACTGGAGCAGTacaagatgaagatgccgtCGAGCAGTCTCAGCCAAGCACGAAAAGCGGGCAAGCGAGCTGCAAGTGAAAGGGCGAAAGCAAGACGAGCCGGCAATGCAGACTGA